The following proteins are co-located in the Solenopsis invicta isolate M01_SB chromosome 7, UNIL_Sinv_3.0, whole genome shotgun sequence genome:
- the LOC105203445 gene encoding uncharacterized protein LOC105203445 translates to MTRRPLIPSERRPYGGTSTWMTSSPAPYKEAKEIQRQLARICSAGGFPLKKWSANDAVLLEEIPPADRLTSSSLSWLPLESHPTLGLQWHPISDHFTFLFSEVSESAPTKRSVLSQTARMFDPLGWLAPAVVRAKIHIQTTWLQGLDWDDPLADADATAWRAFQSELHLLRRIRVPRWLRCSSDHVQLELHGFADASERAYAAVAYLCVRSAKESTSSIIIAKTRVAPLKQVSLPRLELASAALLARLVSHVQSALSLQSVPVFLWSDSTVTLSWIQGHPSRWTTYVANRVAEIQRTVPGAHWRHVPGCDNPADCASRGVRPGELVAHPLWWSGPGWLTKEMTEWPPSAFLVDRELPEVRIRSHHMEVDPEEPTWVTRFSGLNRLIRVAAWCRRWLGGVRSAVGGGGASLNVDELVAARLSLIRLTQSVWWERRLVAVEHGQALPRGSSLVKLSPFLDDQGILRVGGRLRHSLLSYDEKHPVILPRRAHLTRLVIEDCHRAALHGGTQATLGLIRQRYWIPGGRAAVKAVIHHCLPCVRWWAATLTQRMADLPRPRVVPSRTFLHAEVDYAGPVMLRTSRGRGHKAYKAFVAVFVCLSSRAVHLEVVSDYSSEAFLAALKRFTSRRGLCHTLYSDCGTNFIGADRQLRDLFADSTVEGRRVTDGLSNQGIQ, encoded by the coding sequence ATGACGAGGAGACCGCTTATCCCCTCGGAGCGGCGACCCTACGGCGGGACGTCTACATGGATGACGTCCTCACCGGCGCCGTACAAGGAAGCGAAAGAGATTCAACGGCAGCTGGCACGCATCTGCTCGGCGGGCGGATTCCCTCTGAAGAAGTGGTCGGCGAACGATGCCGTCCTTCTGGAGGAAATCCCGCCAGCCGACCGGCTGACATCATCCTCTCTTTCGTGGCTACCTCTCGAAAGCCATCCTACTCTCGGGTTGCAATGGCACCCGATCTCAGATCACTTTACCTTCTTATTTAGTGAAGTTTCAGAGTCAGCTCCCACGAAGCGCTCCGTTCTTTCTCAGACTGCCCGGATGTTTGATCCGCTTGGATGGTTGGCTCCCGCCGTGGTCAGAGCCAAGATTCATATTCAGACAACGTGGCTTCAGGGTCTTGACTGGGATGACCCGTTGGCTGACGCGGACGCCACTGCTTGGAGAGCGTTTCAGTCCGAGCTCCACCTGCTGCGGCGGATTCGCGTTCCGAGGTGGCTGCGGTGCTCCTCCGATCATGTCCAGCTGGAGCTCCACGGGTTTGCTGACGCTTCCGAGCGGGCGTACGCGGCGGTCGCCTATCTTTGCGTACGATCTGCTAAGGAGAGCACCAGCTCAATTATCATAGCCAAGACTAGGGTGGCGCCTCTGAAGCAGGTCTCGCTGCCTCGTCTGGAGCTTGCCAGTGCTGCTTTGCTGGCGCGCCTGGTCTCACATGTGCAGTCCGCGCTGAGTCTGCAGAGTGTGCCGGTCTTCCTCTGGTCCGACTCTACCGTGACCTTGAGTTGGATCCAGGGACACCCGTCTCGCTGGACGACGTACGTGGCTAATCGTGTGGCGGAAATCCAGCGAACGGTCCCGGGGGCTCATTGGCGACATGTGCCGGGCTGCGACAATCCGGCCGATTGCGCTTCCAGGGGAGTGCGGCCGGGCGAGCTCGTGGCTCACCCGCTGTGGTGGTCGGGCCCTGGCTGGCTAACGAAGGAGATGACTGAGTGGCCTCCCTCCGCCTTCCTTGTGGACCGGGAGCTGCCCGAGGTGCGCATTCGGTCCCATCACATGGAGGTCGATCCTGAGGAGCCGACTTGGGTGACCCGATTCTCCGGGCTGAATCGACTGATCCGCGTCGCTGCCTGGTGTCGACGGTGGCTAGGCGGCGTTCGGTCGGCTGTTGGAGGTGGAGGAGCGTCCCTTAACGTGGACGAGCTGGTGGCTGCTCGCCTGTCACTGATACGGCTAACGCAGTCGGTCTGGTGGGAGAGGCGGCTGGTCGCGGTCGAGCATGGTCAGGCGCTGCCGAGGGGGAGCTCTCTGGTCAAGCTGAGCCCGTTCCTGGACGATCAGGGAATTCTGCGAGTGGGAGGACGATTGCGGCACTCGCTGTTGTCTTACGACGAGAAGCATCCCGTGATTCTACCGAGGAGGGCTCATCTGACGCGGCTCGTTATTGAGGACTGCCACCGCGCGGCGCTGCATGGTGGAACTCAGGCGACCTTGGGCCTGATCCGACAGCGGTACTGGATCCCTGGGGGGAGAGCAGCAGTTAAGGCCGTCATCCACCATTGTCTGCCCTGTGTGCGATGGTGGGCGGCAACGCTGACGCAGAGAATGGCCGATCTCCCGCGACCTCGCGTGGTTCCATCTCGAACCTTCCTACACGCAGAAGTCGACTACGCGGGGCCAGTCATGCTGCGGACAAGCCGGGGGCGGGGGCATAAGGCGTACAAGGCCTTCGTAGCCGTGTTCGTCTGCCTGAGCTCTCGCGCCGTTCATCTGGAAGTCGTTTCCGACTACTCGTCAGAGGCGTTCCTCGCGGCCTTGAAACGCTTTACTTCTCGTCGGGGACTGTGCCATACCCTGTACTCTGATTGCGGTACTAATTTTATAGGTGCCGATCGTCAATTGCGCGACCTCTTTGCAGACAGCACCGTGGAGGGTAGGCGAGTGACTGACGGTTTGAGCAATCAGGGAATACAGTAG
- the LOC120358229 gene encoding uncharacterized protein LOC120358229, with amino-acid sequence MANYYVPIQTEACEKSTLPHTSMNYYIPIQTEACEKSTPPRYTSHILGRRFALTPTSYKWLDIGINAGSISYVELVLGDNRGNQIALPYKTWRSLIEKRMDIEGLMQSKTTPLLIHELIVQQIKLREEHIIKLTLHNTYICMKPATVSFMFELEHCIEHVYFALCQNMNNVTDKYKYFVTYLRQNCITNKNDAVNILRKIYDKSSHIECELIAYASDNIAYDSLNDK; translated from the exons ATGGCGAACTACTACGTTCCAATCCAAACCGAAGCTTGcgagaaatc aacattgccACACACATCAATGAACTACTATATTCCGATCCAGACCGAAGCATGtgagaaatc AACGCCACCACGATACACATCACACATTTTGGGGAGAAGGTTTGCACTAACTCCTACATCTTATAAATGGTTGGATATCGGAATCAACGCAGGATCTATATCCTACGTGGAATTGGTGCTGGGCGACAATCGCGGAAATCAAATTGCTCtgccttataaaacgtggagatcGTTGATTGAGAAACGTATGGACATCGAGGGACTTATGCAGTCAAAAACGACTCCATTATTGATTCACGAACTGATTGTGCAGCAGATTAAACTGCGTgaagaacatattataaaattaacattacacaatacttatatttgcatgaagcctgcaactgtatcatttatgtttgaacttgagcattgtattgaacatgtatatttcgcactgtgtcagaatatgaataatgttactgacaaatataaatattttgtaacttactTGCGTCAGAATTGCATCACTAATAAAAACGatgcagtaaatattttgcgaaaaatttatgataaaagttcacatattgaatgtgaattaatagcttatgcttcagataatattgcatacgattcgctaaatgacaaataa
- the LOC120358228 gene encoding uncharacterized protein LOC120358228 produces the protein MTRSRCIPSVYAVKHIVKMEQTERNLVEQSTRLNTHKEYMAWEQRCIEFIESLDERSRSKYPRLSIGGRQSVIACITRLEGLKQMMRGRFVQMGAGYSAGLRWREIDTVFESRILTGAVINFEHIEPYQFLEDAREIVLEHVQSVMQRHGNVKINAIFNGEFVAGDKRANKCITTRNYELFQCSDLHEWYQLHVIEIILASLEEFQERDSGWALSRILNLTININKYNPLHAGCNIQLPSKIMMKKAIVNVKSNDNACFAWSVVASLHPAERNTDRESSYPHYSTVLNLKGIEFPMTLPQIKKFEILNKISINLYCIEEKKLSIFPIRLTERKMDKHINLLYVQDDNVGHFALIKNMSRLMSSQLSKKKNKKFFCDRCLHYFSSNDKLEIHTMDCGKINDCAIILPSEDDKWLSFKNYCRKERMPFIVYADLECILEKTEDEKNYQHHRVFSIAYYVHCAYDNSLSMYRFHRDKNCIAWFVEQLKDLAQIVNNILSVNVPMDLTQDDWKKFNNATHCHICEKPFTNEIERVRDHCHLTGRFRGAAHSNCNLNYKDSHYIPIVFHNLSGYDVHFIIKEIATAYEGRIDLLPITKEKYISFTKNDQKNCIKLRFIDSFKFLASSLDKLASFLSKDKLCIMQREYSNLSTENFDLLTRKGVFPYEYVDCVEKLEESCLPPRELFYSSLTGDTVSESDYAHAVNVWQRFSIRTLGDYSDLYLKTDVLLLADIFENFRDSCIASYGLDPAYYYTLPGFTWDAMLKYTHINFELLTDIDMIMFIERGTRGGLSQCSNRYAQANNKYMKSYDPSKSSSYLMYFDVNNLYGWAMCQPLPYKDFRWVDDITNFNFMDIALDSPTGYILEIDLEYPQHLHDAHIDLPFCPMRDKPPGKRQDKLLATLYDKKRYVIHYRNLQQCTRHGLRVTKIHRILQFAQSPWLRDYIQLNTDFRTCAKNNFEKNLYKLMNNAVFGKTMENVRNHVDVRLVTKWKGRYGAEAMIAMPNFHSRSVFSENLVAIEMRKLEVKFDKPIYVGMCILDISKTCLYEFHHEYMAPMFREKCKIMYTDTDSLIYNIECDDVYEIIKRDINKFDTSDYAVDNAYGIPLVNKKVPGLMKDENNGAIMTEFIGLRAKMYALRVDGKNDTKKVKGIKSNVVAKSITFDDYTRCLHDEIEMTRQQSSIRSKLHEVYTISETKIALSPYDDKRYIMSDSIDTLPWGHYKIPM, from the exons ATGACAAGATCGCGATGCATCCCATCAGTCTATGCAGTCaagcacattgtaaaaatggaGCAAACGGAGCGCAATTTGGTGGAGCAATCCACTCGATTAAATACGCATAAAGAGTATATGGCGTGGGAGCAACGTTGTATCGAGTTCATCGAATCGTTAGATGAACGTAGCCGCAGTAAATATCCGCGATTGTCAATCGGCGGAAGACAATCTGTGATCGCTTGTATCACGCGACTAGAAGGTTTGAAACAAATGATGCGTGGACGGTTTGTGCAAATGGGCGCTGGATATAGTGCTGGACTCCGATGGCGTGAGATAGATACAGTTTTTGAAAGTCGTATACTGACTGGTGCAGTGATTAATTTCGAACACATTGAACCGTATCAATTTCTAGAGGATGCGCGAGAAATTGTGCTTGAGCACGTGCAAAGTGTCATGCAGAGACATGGCAACGTAAAGATAAACGCTATTTTTAATGGTGAATTTGTCGCAGGTGACAAACGCGCTAATAAGTGTATCACAACAAGAAATTATGAACTCTTTCAATGCTCCGATTTGCATGAGTGGTACCAGTTACACGTCATCGAGATAATCCTAGCATCGTTGGAGgaattccaagaacgcgatagcggatGGGCGTTGTCGCGtatactaaatttaacaataaatataaacaaatataacccTTTGCATGCAGGATGCAACATCCAGTTACcaagtaaaattatgatgaagaaagcgatagttaatgtaaaatcaaatgacAATGCATGTTTTGCATGGTCAGTGGTGGCCAGTCTGCATCCTGCTGAAAGGAATACAGATCGAGAATCTTCATATCCACATTATTCTACGGTATTAAATCTGAAAGGCATTGAGTTTCCAATGACACtgccacaaattaaaaagtttgaaattctcaACAAAATCTCCATTAATCTATACTGCATCGAGGAgaagaaattatctatttttcctATACGACTCACCGAACGAAAAATGGACAAACATATAAATCTGTTATACGTGCAGGATGACAATGTGGGACATTTTGCGTTGATAAAGAATATGTCCCGTCTCATGAGTTCACAACtcagtaagaaaaagaataagaaattcttttgtgatcg atgtCTACATTATTTTAGTTCGAACGACAAGTTGGAAATTCACACAATGGACTGTGGAAAGATAAACGATTGCGCTATCATATTACCAAGCGAAGATGACAAATGGCtgagctttaaaaattactgtcgaAAGGAACGAATGCCGTTTATCGTATACGCCGATTTGGAATGCATCCTGGAGAAGACTGAGGATGAGAAAAATTACCAGCATCATCGAGTATTTAGCATAGCATATTATGTACACTGTGCGTATGACAATTCGCTATCAATGTATCGGTTTCATCGCGATAAGAATTGTATCGCGTGGTTCGTCGAGCAACTTAAAGATTTAgcacaaattgtaaataatattctgtcgGTTAATGTTCCCATGGATTTAACACAAGacgattggaaaaaatttaacaacgctACACATTGCCACATTTGTGAAAAACCATTTACGAATGAAATAGAACGGGTACGCGATCATTGTCATTTAACCGGTCGATTCAGAGGTGCAGCGCattcaaattgcaatttaaattacaaagattcgCATTATATTCCTATAGTTTTCCATAACTTATCTGGCTACGACGTGCATTTTATCATCAAGGAAATAGCTACAGCATATGAAGGACGAATAGATTTACTTccgataacaaaagaaaaatatatttcgtttacaaaaaatgatcagaaaaattgcataaaattaagatttatcgattctttcaaatttctcgcatctagtctcgataaattggcatcttttcttagtaaagataagctatgcataatgcaacgggaatatagtaatttatcaaCAGAAAATTTCGATCTGTTAACACGAAAAGGTGTCTTCCCATACGAGTATGTTGACTGTGTGGAAAAATTGGAAGAGTCATGTTTGCCACCGcgcgaattattttacagttcatTGACGGGTGACACAGTATCCGAGAGCGATTACGCGCATGCTGTCaacgtgtggcagcggttctccatCCGAACGCTCGGAGATTATAgcgatttatacttgaaaactgACGTACTGTTGTTGGCTGATATCTTTGAGAATTTTCGCGATAGTTGCATCGCGAGTTATGGACTCGATCCCgcgtattattatactttacccggttttacgtgggatgcaatgttgaaatatacacatataaatttcGAACTGCTAACAGACATTGACATGATCATGTTCATCGAACGTGGCACACGTGGTGGTCTGAGTCAATGTTCAAACAGGTACGCACAAGCCAACAACAAGTACATGAAGtcatacgatccatcgaaatcatcatcgtacctgatgtactttgatgtaaataacttgtatggTTGGGCAATGTGTCAGCCATTACCATACAAAGATTTTCGATGGGTAGATGacataacaaattttaactttatggACATCGCGCTAGATTCTCCAACAGGTTACATTCTTGAAATAGACTTAGAATATCCACAACATTTACATGATGCGCACATTGACCTACCGTTCTGTCCAATGCGTGATAAACCGCCCGGTAAGCGGCAGGACAAGCTCCTCGCAACCTTATACGATAAGAAACGTTACGTCATACATTATCGTAACCTGCAGCAGTGTACTCGTCACGGCCTTCGAGTGACAAAAATACATCGCATATTACAGTTTGCACAATcaccatggcttcgcgattatattcagttaaatacagatttcagaacatgcgccaaaaacaatttcgaaaaaaatttatacaaattaatgaacaacGCAGTATTTGGCAAAACCATGGAGAACGTGCGCAATCACGTCGATGTACGACTTGTGACAAAATGGAAAGGCAGATACGGCGCGGAGGCAATGATCGCTATGCCAAATTTCCACAGTCGTAGTGTCTTTTCAGAGAATTTGGTTGCAATCGAAATGCGTAAGCTTGAGGTGAAATTTGACAAACCAAtctatgtgggtatgtgcatccTTGACATATCTAAGACATGtttgtatgaatttcatcatgaatacatggcgccgatgtttcgcgagaaatgtaaaattatgtatactgaTACGGACagcttaatatataacattgaatgtgatgacgtatacgaaattataaagcgcgatattaataaatttgacacgaGTGATTACGCGGTTGATAATGCATACGGTATTCCGcttgttaataaaaaagtgcCAGGTTTAATGAAGGATGAAAAcaatggtgcgatcatgaccgaattcatagggcttagagcaaagatgtatgccTTGCGCGTTGATGGTAAAAACGACACGAAGAAAGTCAAAGGAATCAAGAGCAACGTTGTGGCAAAATCGATAACTTTCGATGATTACACGCGATGTTTACATGATGAGATTGAAATGACACGACAGCAGTCAAGTATTAGATCGAAATTGCATGAGGTGTATACTATATCCGAAACGAAAATTGCTCTTAGTCCGTATGACGATAAGCGATATATTATGTCAGATTCTATTGACACGTTGCCTTGgggacattataaaataccaatgtaa